The Brassica napus cultivar Da-Ae chromosome C7, Da-Ae, whole genome shotgun sequence genome has a segment encoding these proteins:
- the LOC106411133 gene encoding F-box/kelch-repeat protein SKIP11, with product MLENRSPDSCLSSRLFSESTWSKSFMFPQDDDDNKLSNGKKRALEVVGEIRGTKSLKLMGFSITYDSDSSDYSEDGSIQEQEQGDSNNNGGDSSDSHSLINEIGRDNSIDCLIRCSRSDYGSIASLSRNFRSLVKSGDIYKLRRQNGFVEHWVYFSCQLLEWVAFDPVERRWMQLPTMPSSVTFMCADKESLAVGTDLLVLGKDDFSSHVIYRYSLLTNSWSSGMKMNSPRCLFGSASLGEIAIFAGGCDSQGKILDFAEMYNSELQTWVTLPRMNNPRKMCSGVFMDGRFYVIGGIGGADAKALTCGEEYDLEAKKWTEVPDLSPPRSRADQADARPAAEAPPLVAVVDNQLYAADHADMEVRKYDKEKKKWLTIGRLPERAGSVNGWGLAFRACGERLIVIGGPKYSGGGFIELNSWIPRDGDPPQWTLLDRKHSPNFVYNCAVMGC from the coding sequence ATGTTGGAGAATCGATCACCAGATTCGTGTTTGAGTTCAAGGCTTTTCTCCGAATCAACCTGGTCCAAGTCTTTCATGTTTCCACAGGATGACGACGACAATAAGCTCAGCAACGGCAAGAAGAGAGCTTTGGAGGTTGTTGGTGAGATCAGAGGCACCAAGTCGCTTAAACTAATGGGTTTCTCTATTACATACGATAGCGATTCTTCTGACTATTCTGAAGATGGGTCTATTCAGGAGCAAGAGCAAGGTGATTCCAACAACAACGGTGGTGATTCGTCTGATTCACATTCTCTTATCAACGAGATTGGTCGGGACAACTCCATCGACTGTCTGATCCGCTGCTCGCGGTCTGATTACGGCTCCATCGCTTCCTTGAGTAGAAACTTCCGTTCTTTGGTGAAGAGTGGAGATATCTATAAGCTAAGACGGCAAAATGGGTTCGTGGAGCATTGGGTTTACTTCTCTTGCCAGCTCTTGGAGTGGGTTGCCTTCGACCCTGTAGAGAGAAGGTGGATGCAGCTGCCAACGATGCCTTCTAGTGTCACCTTCATGTGTGCAGACAAGGAGTCTTTAGCCGTCGGCACGGATCTTCTCGTCTTAGGAAAAGATGATTTCTCTTCTCATGTAATATACAGATACAGCCTTCTAACTAATTCTTGGTCCTCTGGTATGAAGATGAACTCTCCGAGGTGTTTGTTCGGTTCCGCTAGTCTCGGAGAGATTGCTATATTCGCTGGCGGTTGTGATTCTCAGGGGAAGATTCTTGACTTCGCTGAGATGTACAACTCCGAGCTTCAGACTTGGGTGACTCTTCCTCGGATGAACAATCCGAGGAAGATGTGTTCAGGGGTCTTCATGGATGGGAGGTTCTATGTCATTGGTGGAATAGGCGGTGCTGATGCCAAAGCCTTGACGTGCGGCGAAGAGTATGACCTTGAGGCCAAGAAATGGACTGAAGTCCCTGACTTGTCGCCTCCAAGAAGCCGTGCTGATCAGGCTGATGCGCGGCCAGCGGCTGAAGCACCGCCTCTTGTTGCGGTTGTGGATAACCAATTGTACGCTGCTGATCACGCGGACATGGAGGTGAGGAAGTATgataaggagaagaagaaatggtTGACTATTGGGAGGTTGCCTGAGAGAGCAGGCTCGGTTAACGGATGGGGACTTGCTTTTAGAGCTTGTGGGGAGAGGTTGATAGTTATAGGTGGACCAAAGTACTCGGGAGGTGGGTTTATAGAGCTGAATTCATGGATACCGAGGGACGGTGATCCACCGCAGTGGACGTTGCTTGATAGGAAACATTCTCCTAACTTCGTGTACAATTGTGCAGTGATGGGTTGCTGA